A genomic stretch from Candidatus Woesearchaeota archaeon includes:
- a CDS encoding histidine phosphatase family protein, with protein sequence MKLILVRHGETVENATGICQGQSYGTLSEKGKEQARKVGLRLKSEKIDTAYVSDLERTKDTAKEILKYHPHVPVIYTKDLRERSWGVFEGRPREERRLYSQDNKISLHDMHPENGESYHDVLQRMLRFYTSLLRAYPIRLTSM encoded by the coding sequence ATGAAATTGATTCTTGTAAGGCATGGGGAGACTGTTGAGAATGCGACTGGCATTTGTCAGGGACAATCTTATGGAACACTCAGCGAAAAAGGAAAAGAACAGGCACGCAAAGTAGGATTAAGACTTAAGAGTGAAAAAATTGATACCGCATATGTCAGTGATTTAGAAAGAACAAAAGATACTGCAAAAGAAATTCTCAAATATCATCCTCATGTTCCTGTAATTTATACTAAAGATCTACGAGAAAGAAGTTGGGGTGTTTTTGAGGGGAGACCAAGAGAAGAAAGACGCCTCTATTCCCAAGATAATAAGATTTCTCTTCATGATATGCATCCTGAAAATGGAGAGTCGTACCACGATGTTCTCCAAAGGATGCTTCGTTTTTATACTTCTCTTCTTAGAGCCTATCCCATTAGATTGACCTCCATGTAA
- a CDS encoding serine hydrolase family protein, protein MATIFIIHGSFGNPDENWYTWLKKELEKKGHTVFVLPFPTPDGQSLENWRAVFLPYELEITQETVVIGHSIGAAFLLRFLEQSDVKIHAAFFVSGFSSLLHNEFDAVNRTFLDHPFLWDRIRENCCRFVVFHGDNDPYVPVSYAKELAASLGTTPLIIPDAGHFNEKSGYKQFPLLLEKVLEVLKK, encoded by the coding sequence ATGGCAACTATCTTCATTATTCATGGCTCTTTTGGGAATCCCGACGAGAATTGGTATACTTGGCTTAAGAAAGAGCTCGAGAAAAAAGGTCACACTGTTTTTGTTCTGCCATTTCCCACACCTGACGGACAAAGTCTCGAAAATTGGCGCGCAGTGTTTCTGCCCTATGAACTTGAAATTACTCAAGAGACTGTTGTGATTGGTCATAGCATTGGTGCTGCGTTTCTCCTTCGTTTTCTTGAGCAATCTGATGTCAAGATTCATGCCGCATTCTTTGTTTCTGGATTTTCTTCTCTGCTTCATAATGAGTTTGACGCAGTGAATAGAACGTTTTTAGATCATCCATTTTTGTGGGATCGCATTCGAGAGAATTGTTGTAGATTTGTTGTTTTTCATGGAGACAATGATCCATATGTTCCTGTTTCTTACGCAAAAGAACTTGCTGCTTCACTTGGAACGACACCCTTGATTATTCCTGATGCAGGGCACTTTAATGAAAAAAGTGGATATAAGCAGTTTCCTTTATTGCTTGAAAAAGTTTTAGAGGTTTTGAAAAAATGA
- a CDS encoding glycosyltransferase, with amino-acid sequence MEQKQEYKDVTIVIPTLNEEKNIEKLITLLKKTYKGITIIVVDDGSKDNTQTVAKKAGAQLIDRSEKPIHGLCISVIEGIQAAKTQYAIIMDGDMQHPYEKIGEIAEKLQHCGLVVGTREQVLNDWPVHRRLMSKLAITLGHLRLMIRGVYCEDIVSGFFGVQTKIFKEVIAKNYDKYELAGYKVLFDTLKYLPKNTKVYQLKYDFGLREAGASKINYHHVLYYFRSLFK; translated from the coding sequence ATGGAGCAAAAACAAGAGTACAAAGATGTGACGATCGTTATTCCCACACTAAATGAGGAAAAAAACATTGAAAAATTGATCACGCTCCTCAAAAAAACATACAAAGGAATAACAATAATTGTCGTTGATGATGGGTCTAAGGACAACACCCAAACAGTCGCGAAAAAAGCAGGAGCGCAACTCATAGACAGAAGCGAAAAACCAATTCATGGATTGTGCATCAGTGTTATAGAAGGAATTCAGGCAGCAAAAACACAGTATGCGATTATCATGGATGGGGACATGCAGCATCCGTATGAAAAAATTGGAGAAATAGCAGAAAAGCTGCAGCATTGTGGCTTAGTTGTCGGAACGCGAGAGCAAGTATTGAATGATTGGCCGGTGCATAGAAGGCTGATGTCCAAGCTTGCAATTACACTCGGGCATCTGCGCTTAATGATTCGCGGAGTCTATTGTGAAGATATAGTCTCAGGTTTCTTTGGAGTCCAAACAAAAATATTCAAAGAAGTCATTGCAAAGAATTATGACAAATACGAGCTTGCGGGATACAAAGTGCTTTTTGACACACTCAAATATCTTCCAAAAAATACGAAAGTATACCAGTTGAAATATGATTTTGGATTGCGAGAAGCAGGGGCGTCAAAAATTAATTATCATCATGTTCTCTACTATTTCAGGTCATTATTCAAGTAA